The following proteins are encoded in a genomic region of Brachyspira pilosicoli:
- the aroD gene encoding type I 3-dehydroquinate dehydratase: protein MIKIKNVNIGDGIPKICIPVIEKHKKDVIKYIKEIDKLPIDLIEWRADFYEDSDNNIEEISKEIKKCTTKPIIFTLRSVKEGGNLNIKSDTYDCMINIYKTIIDKKLFSIIDIELLTLKENDIKELIKLSKEGNIKTILSNHDFSKTPNKIEIIHRIKKMIKLKADIAKVAYTPKKQKDVLTILELHNEINNIPLIAISMGEEGVITRLFYSAITFASAKRASAPGQIEATKLKYMIDSIYKS from the coding sequence ATGATTAAAATAAAAAATGTTAATATTGGCGATGGTATTCCTAAAATATGTATTCCTGTTATAGAAAAACATAAAAAGGATGTTATAAAATATATAAAAGAGATAGATAAACTTCCAATAGATTTAATAGAATGGCGTGCAGACTTTTATGAAGATAGCGACAACAATATAGAAGAGATTTCCAAAGAGATAAAAAAATGTACAACAAAACCTATAATATTTACTTTAAGAAGTGTTAAAGAAGGCGGAAATTTAAATATAAAATCTGATACTTATGACTGTATGATTAATATTTATAAAACTATCATAGATAAAAAATTATTTTCTATTATAGATATAGAATTATTAACTCTAAAAGAAAACGATATAAAAGAATTAATAAAACTATCAAAAGAAGGAAATATAAAAACAATACTCTCTAATCATGATTTTAGTAAAACTCCAAACAAAATAGAAATAATTCATAGAATAAAGAAAATGATAAAATTAAAAGCGGATATAGCAAAAGTGGCCTACACTCCCAAAAAACAAAAAGATGTATTAACAATATTAGAGCTTCACAATGAAATAAATAATATACCGCTTATAGCAATATCCATGGGAGAAGAGGGCGTTATAACAAGACTATTTTATTCTGCAATTACATTTGCTTCAGCTAAAAGAGCATCAGCACCAGGACAAATAGAAGCAACAAAATTAAAATATATGATAGACAGCATTTATAAAAGTTAA
- the aroE gene encoding shikimate dehydrogenase — MNITAKTTLTALFASPCRHSLSPIMHNKSFEKLSLDYVYLAFEVDKNNLKEAVNSIKTLNIRGVNLSMPNKKEVIQYLDNISESARLSQSVNTIVNDNGVLTGHSTDGKGFIKSLEEENINIKNSDVTILGIGGASISIITEFALYGVKEISVFKRDNNWTEQKKIIDNIQDETDCKIELYTLDNKKELKKQIDKSKLLINATSVGMKDDASIIEDKTFFRDDLIVADCIYSPAKTKLLQIAEKENCKIINGMGMLLYQGALAFELWTSKQMPVDYIKNIIFN; from the coding sequence ATGAATATAACAGCAAAAACAACATTAACAGCACTTTTTGCTTCACCTTGCAGACACAGTTTATCCCCAATCATGCATAATAAATCTTTTGAAAAACTATCATTAGATTATGTATATTTAGCTTTTGAAGTAGATAAAAATAATTTGAAAGAAGCCGTAAACTCTATAAAAACTCTTAATATAAGAGGCGTTAATTTATCTATGCCGAATAAAAAAGAAGTTATACAATATTTGGATAATATTTCAGAATCTGCAAGACTCTCTCAAAGCGTAAACACTATAGTTAATGATAATGGAGTTTTAACAGGACACTCTACAGACGGAAAAGGTTTTATAAAGTCTCTTGAAGAAGAAAATATTAATATAAAAAATAGTGATGTTACAATACTTGGCATTGGAGGAGCTTCTATTTCTATAATTACAGAGTTTGCTCTTTATGGTGTAAAAGAAATATCTGTTTTTAAAAGAGATAATAATTGGACTGAGCAAAAAAAGATAATAGATAATATTCAAGATGAAACTGATTGCAAAATAGAGCTTTATACTTTAGATAATAAAAAAGAATTAAAAAAACAAATAGATAAAAGCAAATTATTAATTAATGCTACAAGTGTTGGTATGAAAGACGATGCTTCAATTATAGAAGATAAAACATTTTTTAGAGATGATTTAATTGTTGCCGATTGTATATATAGCCCAGCAAAAACAAAATTATTACAAATAGCAGAAAAAGAAAATTGTAAAATAATTAATGGAATGGGTATGCTTTTATATCAGGGAGCATTAGCTTTTGAGCTGTGGACTTCAAAACAAATGCCTGTAGATTATATAAAAAACATCATATTTAATTAA
- a CDS encoding nucleoside-diphosphate sugar epimerase/dehydratase encodes MGYLMGKKNIVIIGAGNAGETLASEILASDDSNEYNILCFLDDDENKKEININNHTIKVEGKVKDIEKIINKYKNKNIEIEEIIIAIPTLKQKELLEILDIIYPTGIKYKILPCFFEIIKGNASIKDIRNIEPSDLLGREEIGFDEKEISDYYKDKTILVTGGGGSIGSELVRQLVTLPVKKVMALDNSEGAIHSLIMSLNDRKNEKNKHKFKYIISNVRDYVKVDKILKQENPDIIFHAAAHKHLPFMEEYPEEAIKNNILATENIATLAIKNNIKNFIFISTDKAVRPTSLMGASKRICERMIMSLSHEQNNTKFKITRFGNVLGSSGSVIPVFERQIREGKPLTVTHPEMVRFFMSIREAARLVIKACTLNDGVIFTLDMGKPVKILDLAKNMLKMYGLTEKDIPIIFTGIREGEKLYEEILMDDETLIPSQYKKLFIAKDPVQCLTPEERKIMIDAFDIASLDADKDTIKLLMKRYIEEYTG; translated from the coding sequence TTGGGATATTTAATGGGTAAAAAAAATATTGTTATTATTGGAGCTGGAAATGCAGGAGAGACTCTTGCTTCTGAAATATTAGCATCTGATGATAGTAATGAATATAATATACTTTGCTTTTTAGATGATGATGAAAATAAAAAAGAAATTAATATTAATAATCATACTATAAAAGTTGAAGGCAAAGTTAAAGATATAGAAAAAATTATAAATAAATATAAAAACAAAAATATAGAAATAGAAGAAATTATTATAGCAATACCTACACTTAAACAAAAAGAACTTCTTGAAATATTAGATATAATATATCCTACAGGAATCAAATATAAAATACTCCCTTGCTTTTTTGAGATTATAAAAGGAAATGCTTCTATTAAAGACATTAGAAACATAGAACCATCAGATTTACTTGGAAGGGAAGAGATTGGTTTTGATGAAAAAGAGATATCGGATTATTATAAAGATAAAACGATACTAGTTACAGGGGGAGGAGGCTCTATTGGAAGCGAACTTGTAAGACAATTAGTAACACTTCCTGTAAAAAAAGTAATGGCTTTAGATAATTCTGAAGGTGCTATACATAGTCTTATAATGTCTTTGAATGATAGAAAAAATGAAAAAAACAAACATAAGTTTAAATATATTATATCTAATGTTAGAGATTATGTAAAAGTAGATAAAATATTAAAACAAGAAAATCCAGATATAATATTTCATGCAGCAGCACATAAGCATTTGCCGTTTATGGAAGAATACCCTGAAGAAGCAATTAAAAACAACATACTCGCAACAGAAAATATAGCTACATTAGCAATCAAAAATAATATTAAAAACTTTATATTTATATCAACAGATAAAGCCGTTCGTCCGACATCACTTATGGGGGCAAGCAAAAGAATATGCGAAAGAATGATAATGTCCCTATCGCATGAACAAAATAATACTAAATTTAAAATAACAAGATTCGGCAATGTATTAGGAAGTAGCGGAAGTGTAATACCAGTTTTTGAAAGACAGATTAGAGAAGGAAAACCTCTAACAGTTACGCACCCAGAAATGGTTAGATTTTTTATGTCCATAAGAGAAGCAGCAAGGTTAGTAATAAAAGCTTGTACACTTAATGATGGAGTTATATTTACTTTGGATATGGGTAAACCTGTAAAGATATTAGATTTGGCAAAAAATATGCTTAAGATGTACGGTCTTACAGAAAAAGATATCCCTATAATATTTACAGGAATAAGAGAAGGTGAAAAGTTGTATGAAGAGATTCTCATGGACGATGAAACTCTAATACCTTCACAATACAAAAAATTATTTATAGCTAAAGACCCAGTACAATGCTTAACACCAGAAGAACGAAAAATAATGATTGATGCATTCGATATAGCTTCACTCGATGCCGATAAAGATACAATAAAATTACTGATGAAAAGATATATAGAAGAATACACAGGATAA
- a CDS encoding HAD family phosphatase has translation MIKNIISDIGNVLFKFDIVDFLYKHTDKVDDVNEFLDNTIRDKNWSLMDKGDLSFNDAKNYFLNACPKYKFVLKQIFDSYLYDVLSMHHNIEILKEYKLKGYNIYYLSNMPVETFNAIKKKTDFFDNTCSGGIISADVKIIKPTKAIYELLLKRYKLNIKECLFIDDNLDNVVSAEQMGIKSIHLKNIDDLSLELKNIEYYENN, from the coding sequence ATGATAAAAAATATTATATCAGATATAGGAAATGTTTTATTTAAATTTGATATAGTTGATTTTCTATATAAACATACTGATAAAGTAGATGATGTAAATGAGTTTTTAGATAATACTATAAGAGATAAAAATTGGAGTTTAATGGATAAAGGTGATTTGTCATTTAATGATGCTAAAAACTATTTTTTAAATGCTTGCCCAAAATATAAATTTGTTTTAAAACAAATATTTGATTCTTATTTATATGATGTGTTATCTATGCATCATAATATAGAAATATTAAAAGAATATAAATTAAAAGGTTATAACATATATTATTTATCTAATATGCCAGTTGAAACTTTTAATGCTATAAAGAAAAAAACAGACTTTTTTGATAATACATGTTCTGGCGGTATAATATCAGCTGATGTAAAAATTATTAAACCAACTAAAGCAATATATGAACTATTGCTCAAAAGATATAAACTAAATATAAAAGAATGTCTTTTTATAGATGATAATTTGGATAATGTTGTATCTGCTGAACAAATGGGAATAAAATCTATACATCTAAAGAATATAGACGATTTATCTTTAGAATTAAAAAATATAGAGTATTATGAAAATAATTAA
- a CDS encoding HAMP domain-containing sensor histidine kinase has product MKIIKDFFVKIKSRYGGLYLLIVSIFILLDLIASLYISSFVYEPNTTDLIYMFFTLFLPSSSIIIGIVTIVKFVLEALKKKEGSHLKLAIVSIMAFMTVITSLVISKMSYYIIESNLNLFTDNSINESLSYIIEVSNDDIVNKQNSILNSISNSYDNYLNNIDLSDTAKISNVIYKDNIFTNIIFVSNSYYGYSTILFNSQDYVPLDINYRFSLDKITFANSEYNGLFYINAIVPLRDVNHYAIIFDSMPSNYINVRNNALKAFRIYNSINMFIGEFSIVLKLLYIFILGISTFISIIFGIIFSRFITRPISLLLNATNSIINSDFDVDMKFYGVHDLRNLIYRFNVMARALKYHRDKEKIRVSLETWKEAAIKVAHEIKNPLMPIMMNAELIEKRLKSEMSDNDLEKIKKSINIIIKNSNSILSLVKSFSEFSFNIKLSTEKESINGVLIEVFESFKNIPNVKCKTSFSKIDCFINMDRDKLIIAFRNLIKNAIEAMENNSKESFIYLSSYHEVLDFQEFFTVSITDTGNGINENDLKRIFEPYFTSKDKGTGIGLSIVEKIINEHNGRIDVDSIIGEGTTFFVRFRN; this is encoded by the coding sequence ATGAAAATAATTAAAGATTTTTTTGTGAAAATTAAAAGCCGTTACGGCGGTTTGTATTTATTAATAGTTTCAATATTTATATTATTAGATTTAATTGCTTCTCTCTATATAAGCAGTTTTGTATATGAGCCTAATACTACTGATTTAATATATATGTTCTTTACTCTTTTTTTGCCTTCATCAAGTATTATAATTGGTATAGTAACTATAGTTAAATTTGTATTAGAAGCCCTCAAAAAAAAAGAAGGCTCTCATCTGAAACTTGCTATAGTATCAATAATGGCCTTTATGACAGTTATCACGAGTTTGGTTATTAGTAAGATGTCATATTATATAATAGAATCTAATCTAAATTTATTTACTGATAATAGTATTAATGAATCTTTATCATATATAATAGAAGTTTCTAATGATGATATAGTTAATAAACAAAATAGTATATTAAATAGTATATCAAATTCTTATGACAATTATTTAAATAATATAGATTTATCTGATACGGCAAAAATAAGTAATGTAATATATAAAGATAATATTTTCACTAATATAATTTTTGTTTCTAATTCATATTATGGGTATAGTACTATCTTATTTAATTCTCAAGACTATGTACCTCTTGATATTAATTATAGATTTTCTTTAGATAAGATTACATTTGCTAATAGTGAATATAATGGGCTTTTTTATATTAACGCTATAGTTCCTCTCAGAGATGTAAATCATTATGCTATTATTTTTGATAGTATGCCTAGTAATTATATCAATGTTAGAAATAATGCATTGAAAGCTTTTAGAATATATAATTCAATTAATATGTTTATAGGTGAGTTCTCGATAGTGTTAAAACTTCTATATATATTTATCTTAGGAATATCTACTTTTATATCTATTATTTTTGGTATAATATTTTCCCGCTTTATAACAAGACCTATAAGTTTACTTCTTAATGCTACTAATTCTATTATTAACTCTGATTTTGATGTTGATATGAAGTTTTATGGGGTTCATGATCTTAGAAACCTAATTTATAGATTTAATGTTATGGCCAGAGCTTTAAAATATCATAGAGATAAAGAAAAAATAAGAGTATCGTTAGAAACTTGGAAAGAAGCTGCTATTAAAGTAGCACATGAAATAAAAAATCCTCTTATGCCTATTATGATGAATGCTGAATTAATAGAAAAGAGGTTAAAAAGTGAAATGTCTGATAATGATTTGGAAAAGATAAAGAAATCTATCAACATCATTATCAAAAATTCAAATAGTATTTTATCTTTAGTGAAATCATTTTCAGAGTTTTCTTTTAATATTAAACTCTCTACCGAAAAAGAGTCTATCAATGGCGTTCTTATAGAGGTATTTGAATCTTTTAAAAATATTCCTAATGTTAAGTGTAAGACATCATTTTCTAAGATAGATTGTTTTATTAATATGGATAGAGATAAACTTATCATTGCTTTTAGAAATTTAATAAAAAATGCGATAGAGGCTATGGAGAATAATAGTAAAGAGTCTTTTATATATTTATCTAGTTATCATGAAGTTTTGGATTTCCAGGAATTTTTTACGGTTAGTATTACAGATACAGGAAATGGTATAAACGAGAATGATTTAAAAAGGATTTTTGAACCATATTTTACCTCTAAAGATAAAGGTACTGGTATAGGTCTTTCTATAGTGGAAAAGATTATTAATGAGCATAATGGTAGAATAGATGTTGATTCAATAATAGGTGAAGGTACTACATTTTTTGTTAGATTTAGAAATTAA
- a CDS encoding response regulator, whose translation MKENTVILVDDDGISLNKIKALLESSSIKVLTAENLYELMSKIYKYNIEILIFNPNLVWINVIEFITELKKANNQSNFQIFFISENIDQNIKEEAKKLDIKYIDNSSNINKIVQYFSKEEL comes from the coding sequence ATGAAAGAAAATACTGTTATACTAGTAGATGATGATGGTATTAGCCTAAATAAAATTAAAGCTTTGCTTGAAAGCTCTTCAATTAAAGTATTAACCGCAGAAAATTTATACGAACTTATGAGTAAAATCTATAAATATAATATAGAAATATTAATATTTAATCCTAATTTAGTATGGATTAATGTTATAGAATTTATTACTGAATTAAAAAAAGCAAATAATCAATCAAACTTTCAAATATTTTTTATATCAGAAAACATAGATCAAAATATAAAAGAAGAAGCTAAGAAACTTGATATAAAATATATTGATAATAGTTCTAATATAAATAAAATAGTACAATATTTCAGTAAAGAAGAACTTTAA
- a CDS encoding sodium-dependent transporter yields the protein MSHQHRGQWGTRAGFILAAIGSAVGLGNIWRFPYMVASNGGGAFMIVFLIAMLTAGIPIMILEFSIGHKTHRSAPGALKFLNSKWEWLGWLQVFTCFAIVIYYSVIIAWSLSYGLFSLQGLKWGTDTVGFFTGEYLKLESGFSLGNFNLSVAIPLIIVWVIIFASVIGGVKDGIEKANKIFMPLLAILVVIILIRGITLPGALAGLDYMFKPDFSKLLNPQVWIAAYGQVFYSMSVAFGIMITYSSYLPDDSDIANNAFMTGFADTSFSLFAGLTVFSIMGYMAYSQGKEVAEVAGNGGIGLAFMVFPEAINALPGLNGIFGLVFFLVLSFAGLTSAISLAEVVISSFIDKFHFNRKKVAVIVILIQGLISMVYATGSGLNILDIVDAFLNNYNIVVSGLIEIVLVAWVYKLGDFKELINKVSEFRVGLWWDFCLKFLTPIFLAIMLALKLINDFQKPYGNYPQAALIILGWSMPVLAFIVGIILAKLKDRTLNS from the coding sequence ATGAGTCATCAACACAGAGGGCAGTGGGGTACTCGTGCAGGATTTATATTAGCTGCTATAGGTTCTGCTGTTGGTTTGGGTAATATATGGCGTTTCCCATATATGGTAGCATCTAATGGCGGCGGAGCTTTTATGATAGTATTCCTAATTGCTATGCTTACTGCTGGTATACCTATTATGATATTGGAATTTTCTATAGGACATAAAACACATAGAAGTGCACCTGGAGCTTTAAAATTCCTTAATTCAAAATGGGAATGGTTAGGTTGGCTTCAAGTGTTTACTTGTTTTGCTATAGTTATTTATTATTCTGTTATTATAGCTTGGTCATTATCTTATGGACTATTTTCCCTTCAAGGGTTAAAATGGGGAACTGATACTGTTGGTTTCTTTACTGGGGAGTATCTAAAATTAGAAAGCGGTTTTTCTCTTGGAAATTTTAATTTGAGTGTAGCTATTCCTTTAATTATTGTTTGGGTGATAATATTTGCTTCTGTTATAGGCGGCGTTAAAGATGGTATAGAAAAAGCTAATAAAATTTTTATGCCTTTGCTTGCTATACTTGTAGTAATCATACTTATTAGAGGTATTACTTTACCTGGTGCTTTGGCAGGACTTGATTATATGTTTAAGCCTGATTTCTCTAAATTGCTTAATCCTCAAGTATGGATTGCTGCTTATGGTCAGGTATTTTATAGTATGTCTGTTGCTTTTGGTATAATGATTACATATTCTAGTTATTTGCCTGATGATTCTGATATAGCTAATAATGCATTTATGACTGGTTTTGCTGATACTAGCTTTAGTTTATTTGCTGGTTTAACTGTGTTTAGCATAATGGGTTATATGGCTTATTCTCAGGGTAAAGAAGTTGCTGAGGTTGCTGGAAATGGCGGTATAGGTTTGGCTTTCATGGTATTTCCTGAGGCTATTAATGCTTTACCTGGTTTAAATGGAATATTTGGTTTAGTATTTTTCTTAGTGCTTTCTTTTGCAGGACTTACTTCTGCTATATCACTTGCTGAGGTTGTTATATCTTCTTTTATAGATAAGTTCCATTTCAACAGAAAAAAAGTTGCTGTTATAGTAATATTAATACAGGGCTTAATTTCTATGGTTTATGCTACAGGAAGCGGTTTGAACATACTTGATATAGTAGATGCTTTCCTCAACAATTATAACATAGTAGTAAGCGGTCTTATAGAGATAGTATTAGTTGCTTGGGTATATAAATTGGGCGATTTCAAAGAGCTTATTAATAAAGTAAGTGAGTTTAGAGTTGGATTATGGTGGGATTTCTGTTTGAAGTTTTTAACTCCAATATTCTTAGCTATAATGTTGGCTTTAAAACTTATAAACGATTTCCAAAAACCTTATGGAAACTATCCTCAAGCTGCTTTAATAATATTAGGTTGGTCTATGCCTGTATTGGCTTTTATAGTTGGTATTATACTTGCCAAACTTAAAGACAGAACTTTAAATAGTTAA
- a CDS encoding MetS family NSS transporter small subunit — translation MSPDSAIFMALSLIVIWGGFIFFVSIGARKK, via the coding sequence ATGAGTCCAGATTCTGCAATATTTATGGCACTTAGCCTTATAGTAATATGGGGCGGCTTTATCTTTTTTGTAAGCATAGGTGCTAGAAAAAAATAA
- a CDS encoding tetratricopeptide repeat protein encodes MTEELKNKILNLIEEKHIEEAIKLCDEIIEKDDKDEDAYFLKASCYFELEDYNAAIENYNKVTEINPNNEKAYFNRGLSKAYLQIYKESLKDFNKTIELNPNNKSAYFNRGLSKSNLRMYKEAINDFNKAVELDPNDNNAYFNRGLSKSNLRMYKEAIDDYNRVIELNSNNEMAYISRGFAKSNLRMYKEAIDDYNRVIELNSNNRMAYIGRGFAKSNLGMYKEAIDDYNRVIELDPNDNNAYFNRGLSKSNLRMYEEAINDFNKAVKLDPNDKSSYLHIGVLKSNLKRYEESIDDFNKVIELDANDSNAYFNRGLSKFNLEMYEEAINDYNKVIELNNKNEYAYLSIVVIQINLKKYSDSITYINKAIKLNNNKYWYYLRFISRMNLGEYKKAISDINNFIYLDKKHLNIPYIILIFQSLEKYYNIDKLFILLTDINNNNLWKNESITNLISSFNESKNFDNELKKNIKYLLLYEYFLLKILTFDIEKENDKIEISHYTSLDILNLLLDTKKEKIAKKESGNIRINNITTANDPKEGKILERILNKNNIDIKIENDEKALTLQTSYSRNKDSLTMFRLYGKKENKEATGICLVLDNKYFNNSYTPPYSYEHEKKINYEMTNELITSIKIDENTTIKDINDNIEIPLIQKRNLYWVLYYNEKENQLVYNKEKSKYASNIIDLNDLVDNIELKEDDKKEDLIKYAFAKIFYYTKEIKKEIEGNENYKNIKNQLYSYLFENIKYIIKHEAFFEEQELRMLVTNDYKSDEILIDNDKKKLYIDYMPLFDERTNYIKEIIIGSKVENNEAVAEYIRKVLHTKNTEMNKLDDIKVSISEAPLR; translated from the coding sequence ATGACCGAAGAACTAAAAAATAAAATACTAAATCTAATAGAAGAAAAACATATTGAAGAAGCAATAAAGCTATGCGATGAAATAATTGAAAAAGATGATAAGGACGAAGATGCATATTTTCTAAAAGCAAGCTGTTATTTTGAATTAGAAGATTATAATGCAGCCATAGAAAACTATAATAAAGTAACAGAAATAAATCCAAATAATGAAAAAGCATATTTTAATAGAGGCCTTTCAAAAGCATATTTACAAATATATAAAGAATCATTAAAAGATTTTAATAAAACTATAGAATTAAATCCAAATAACAAAAGTGCATACTTTAATAGAGGGCTATCAAAATCAAATTTAAGAATGTATAAAGAAGCTATAAATGATTTTAATAAAGCTGTAGAATTAGATCCAAATGATAATAATGCATATTTTAATAGAGGACTATCAAAATCAAATTTAAGAATGTATAAAGAAGCCATAGATGACTATAATAGAGTTATAGAATTAAATTCAAATAATGAAATGGCCTACATTAGTAGAGGTTTTGCAAAATCAAATTTAAGAATGTATAAAGAAGCCATAGATGACTATAATAGAGTTATAGAATTAAATTCAAATAATAGAATGGCCTACATTGGTAGAGGTTTTGCAAAATCAAACTTAGGAATGTATAAAGAAGCCATAGATGACTATAATAGAGTTATAGAATTAGATCCAAATGATAATAATGCATATTTTAATAGAGGACTATCAAAATCAAATTTAAGAATGTATGAAGAAGCTATAAATGATTTTAATAAAGCTGTAAAATTAGATCCAAATGATAAAAGTTCATACCTTCATATAGGAGTATTAAAATCAAATTTAAAAAGATATGAGGAATCTATAGATGATTTTAATAAAGTTATAGAATTAGATGCAAATGATAGTAATGCCTACTTTAATAGAGGACTTTCTAAATTCAATTTAGAAATGTATGAAGAAGCTATAAATGATTATAATAAAGTTATAGAATTAAATAATAAAAATGAATATGCATATTTATCAATAGTTGTTATTCAAATTAATTTAAAAAAATATAGTGACTCTATAACTTATATTAATAAGGCTATAAAATTAAATAATAATAAATATTGGTACTACTTAAGATTTATATCTAGAATGAATTTAGGTGAATATAAGAAAGCGATAAGTGATATAAATAATTTTATATATTTAGATAAAAAACATTTAAATATACCATATATAATATTAATATTTCAATCATTAGAAAAATATTATAATATAGATAAATTATTTATATTATTAACTGATATTAATAATAATAATTTATGGAAAAATGAGTCAATAACAAATTTAATTTCTAGTTTTAACGAAAGCAAAAATTTTGATAATGAACTTAAAAAAAATATAAAATATCTCTTACTATATGAATATTTTTTACTTAAAATTTTAACTTTTGATATTGAAAAAGAAAATGATAAAATAGAAATATCACATTACACTTCTTTAGATATTCTCAATTTATTATTGGATACCAAAAAAGAAAAAATAGCTAAAAAAGAAAGTGGAAATATAAGAATAAATAATATAACAACGGCTAATGACCCTAAAGAAGGAAAAATTTTAGAAAGAATTTTAAATAAAAATAATATAGATATAAAAATAGAAAATGATGAAAAAGCTTTAACATTACAAACATCATATTCAAGAAATAAAGATTCTCTTACAATGTTTAGGCTTTATGGTAAAAAAGAAAATAAAGAAGCTACAGGAATATGCTTAGTTTTAGATAATAAATATTTTAATAATTCATATACACCTCCTTATTCTTATGAACATGAAAAAAAAATAAATTATGAAATGACTAATGAATTAATAACTAGTATAAAAATTGATGAAAACACAACCATTAAGGATATCAATGATAATATAGAAATACCATTAATACAAAAAAGAAATCTATATTGGGTACTTTATTATAATGAAAAAGAAAATCAGCTTGTTTACAATAAAGAAAAGTCCAAATATGCAAGCAATATTATTGATTTAAATGATTTAGTTGATAATATAGAATTAAAAGAGGATGATAAAAAAGAAGATTTGATTAAATATGCATTTGCAAAAATATTTTATTATACAAAAGAAATTAAAAAAGAAATAGAAGGAAATGAAAATTATAAAAATATAAAAAATCAATTATACAGCTATTTGTTTGAAAATATAAAATACATAATAAAACATGAAGCTTTCTTTGAAGAGCAGGAACTTAGAATGCTTGTAACAAATGATTATAAATCTGATGAAATATTAATTGATAATGATAAGAAGAAACTCTATATTGATTATATGCCGCTTTTTGATGAAAGGACTAATTATATAAAAGAAATAATAATAGGCTCTAAAGTAGAAAACAATGAAGCAGTTGCAGAATATATAAGAAAAGTACTTCATACAAAAAATACAGAAATGAATAAATTAGATGATATAAAAGTAAGTATATCTGAAGCACCACTAAGATAA
- a CDS encoding ATP-binding protein, with translation MKIPSNKRLIPNISEIFIQYLRAHDIKDADAMQIAFEEALTNAIVHGNNNDYNKNVNISFSIKQNMLEITIEDEGSGFNYKAIKIDNDDVYRKNGRGILLISLYTDSFHFEDYGRKIVMNKYIS, from the coding sequence ATGAAAATACCAAGTAATAAAAGATTAATACCAAACATATCTGAAATCTTTATTCAGTATTTACGTGCACATGATATAAAAGACGCTGATGCCATGCAAATAGCCTTTGAAGAAGCTTTAACTAATGCTATAGTTCACGGCAACAATAATGATTATAATAAAAATGTAAATATATCATTTAGTATAAAACAGAATATGCTTGAAATTACCATAGAAGATGAGGGCAGCGGATTTAATTACAAAGCTATCAAAATAGATAATGATGACGTGTACCGCAAAAACGGACGCGGTATACTTTTAATATCACTCTACACAGACAGTTTTCACTTTGAAGACTACGGCCGAAAAATAGTAATGAACAAGTATATAAGTTAG